The sequence AAACATTCAGTAAAACGATAAAAGCATCTGTTACTAAGAGGCCGGTTGATGTATTGATGTGCCAATATTTTTGTAAAATAAGTGGTGGAATCGTTGTTCCTCCGCTAGAGGCGCCGATTTTATAAAGAATCGCAACACCGATCCCAAAAATTGCACTGCCGAAAAGAACAGAAAGCAAACGATCTGAGGTGACCATGATTTCAGGGACGATTGCTAAAAAGAATGGAAACAATAAACTACCGATCAGTGTATTGAAGAAAACTTTTTTACCTAAAAAGAAGATCGTTAAAAGCAACATCAAACAATTTAAAACCAAAACAACGATCGACCGATCAATCGAAAAGGCCGCTTCTGCCAAAATACCTAATCCACTTACCCCACCTGCCGCTATCTGATGAGGACCTAAAAACATATTAATAGAGATACTCAATAGTAGGACAGCTAATATGATTAGCAAGATATTTTGACCTTTACGTAGCGCAGTCATTTTACTGACCTGCTTGAAATGGTGCTGTCTGGCATTTCATTGACGATAGCCAAAGCTAATTCAACTGACTTTAGCATTTCATCAATTGGGATATATTCATTGACTGTATGGATGTCTTCATATCCAATCGATAAATTCAATGTTGGTTTACCTTGAGCATTAAAGATATTAGCGTCACTGCCGCCACCACTAAT is a genomic window of Enterococcus haemoperoxidus ATCC BAA-382 containing:
- a CDS encoding YitT family protein gives rise to the protein MTALRKGQNILLIILAVLLLSISINMFLGPHQIAAGGVSGLGILAEAAFSIDRSIVVLVLNCLMLLLTIFFLGKKVFFNTLIGSLLFPFFLAIVPEIMVTSDRLLSVLFGSAIFGIGVAILYKIGASSGGTTIPPLILQKYWHINTSTGLLVTDAFIVLLNVFIFGVESFLYAILSIIITSIVMTYIETGVKRRKSILIFSQDKTSEIKQELLRTVNRGVTLFNVTGGKTEQENQMLMIVSSNNEYPTVMRIIDQIDPTSFVIVSNVAEVHGLGFTYHPIQ